The DNA region GCGACACCACCCGCGGAAGGAACCACGTGACAGAGGCGACGGCGCACCGCGTCCGGCCGGCGGGCGATCCGCTGCGCCGGGCGCTCGAACTGCTCGGCGATCAGTGGACCTTGCTGATCCTGCAGAGCCTTTTCCTGCGCTTCCGCCGTTACGAGGAGCTCCGGCTGCGGCTCGGCATCTCCCCCACCGCGTTGTCCGGGCGGCTGCGCGACATGGTCGACGCGGGCGTGCTCGTCCGCACGCCGTACCGGGACGCGCGCCGCACCCGGCACGAGTACCGGCTCACCGGACGAGGCCTCGATCTGTGGCCGCTGCTGATCTCGATCTGGGCGTGGGAACGGGAATGGGTCGAGGGACGGCGTGCCGTACTGCCGACGCTGATCCATCTCGACTGCGAACTGGCCACCTCGGCGCCGCTCGGCTGCGCCTCCTGTGAACGCCGGGTCGACGCCCGCGACGTCCGCGCGCGGCGGCTCGACGACACCGGCGTCGTCGAAGCGACGGCCTCGAAACGCTTCCGCCGCAAGGACGCCGAGTCGCTGGCGGGCGATCCGCTGATGTTCTTCCCGGACACCATGGAACTCCTCGGCGACCGGTGGTCGACCGGGGTCGTGGTGAGCGCCCTGCTCGGGGCACGGCATTTCTCGGAGTTCGAACGCGAACTGGGCATCGGGCCGAGCGTGCTTTCGGGGCGGCTGACGAGACTCGTGGACGCCGGCGTGCTGCGGACCGGGATCGCGAAGACCCGCACCGACGCGCACGACTACCGGCTGACGGCGAAAGGGCTCGCGTTCTTCCCCGCGCTGGCCTTCATCGCCGAATGGTCGCGGGGCTTCGAAGTCCCCGGACAGGAGCCGGACATCACGCTGGAGCACGTGGACTGCGGCCACCGGCTGAAGCCGATCCTGCTGTGCGATCACTGCTGGCGCCCGCTGCTGCGGGACCGGGTCCGGTTCGGCGGCACGGTCCAGCTGCCCGCCCCGCCCAGGTGACGTAAATCGACTCGCCAAGCCGGTCGGTTCCTGACAGGCTGGCGTGGTCACACGTCGTCACCTCGGAGGTAAGAATGACTGAACCCGCACCGTCCCCGGCGGATGGCGAAGAGGACGACACGAAGCGCAAGTTCCGCGAGGCCCTGGAGCGCAAGCAGGCTCAGGCCCGCTCCGGCTCGTCGCACGAGAACGGCGGCGGGAAGAACCTGCACGCGCACGGTCCGGCCGCGAACAAGCGCACCTTCCGTCGCAAGAGCGGCTGAGTCCCCGGCACTGCCCGCTTGTCCGTCCCTCTGGACGAACATGACGCGAAAGCCACTTTCGAGACATCTGGTGTCCCGAAAGTGGCTTTCGCGTCATGTGGGGGCCCGCCGTGCCGAGGGGCGCCCCGGTTACACCGTCAGGATCGACCGCAGCCCGCCGACCTCGGCCATCCGCCGCTCGGCCAGCCGGTCCGCCGCCGTCGCCGGCGGGACCCCGTCGGCCTTCGCCAGCGCGAACACCGCCTTCGTGGTGTCGAAGATGGCCGTCGTCTTGCGCTTGGCGCGCGCGAAGTCGAAGCCGTGCCGCTCGTCGTCGACCTGGATCACGCCACCGGCGTTGACCAGGTAGTCCGGCGCGAAGAGGATGCCGCGGTCGTCGAGCTGCTTGCCGACGCCCGGGTGCGCGAGCTGGTTGTTGGCCGCGCCGCAGACGATCTTGGACCGGAGCTCGCCGACGGTCGCGTCGGTGAGCACCCCGCCCAGCGCGCACGGCGCGAAGACGTCGAGTTCGGTGCGGATCAGCGCGTCGATGTCGTCGACGACCTCGACGCCGGGGTATGCCGCGCGGGTGCGCTCGATCGCCGCGGGCGAGACGTCGGTGATGACCACCTGCGCGCCCGCCTCGATCAGATGTCCGACCAGGATGTGCCCGACCTTGCCGACCCCGGCGACGCCGACCTTGCGGCCCGCGAGTTCCGGGACTCCCCAGACGGCGTCCGCGGAGGCGCGCATGCCCTGGTAGGTGCCGAAAGCGGTGAGCACCGAGGAGTCGCCGGCGCCGCCGTTCTCCGGCGAGCGGCCCGTGACGAACTCCGATTCGCGGGCGACGATGTCCATGTCCTGCACGTAGGTGCCCACGTCGCAGGCGGTGATGTAGCGGCCGCCCAGCGTCTGGACGAACCGGCCGAAGGCGCGAAGCAGCGCTTCGGTCTTGTGCTTCCGGGGGTCGCCGATGATGACGGCCTTGCCGCCGCCGAGGTCGAGCCCGGCGAGCGCGTTCTTGTACGCCATCCCCTTCGACAGCGCGAGGACGTCCGCGAGGGCGGCGTCTTCGGATTCGTAGGGGTAGAACCGGGTCCCGCCCAGTGACGGCCCGAGCGCCGTCGAGTAGATCCCGATGATGGCCTTCAGGCCGGTGGCCTGGTCTTGACAGAAGACGACCTGTTCATGGCCGGTACCTTGGCCGAACACTTCGGTCACTGTGGTGACTCCTTGTCCTGGAGTGCACGCTGCTTGTGGCTCACGTGCGAAGTTCCTGCAACAAGGCACAGTCCCCGACGAAGGTCGTCCGGCGGCGACGGTGCCACATCGCAAACCTAGATCGCCCCGGTCCGTTCGCCAAGCCGGGGGCGAGCAGTCTCAGCCGGTGACGACCTCTCGAAGGACGCGGAGCGCGGAATCGAGCTGACGGTCGGACAGATACGGCGCCGGCCCGAACCTCAGGTACGCGCCGCGGCTGTCGGTCCGGACGCCGCGTTCGGCGAGGGCGGCCTGCAGCGCGCCGGCGTCGGCGCACTTCAGCGACAGGAAACCGCCGACACGGTCCAGCGGCGTCTCCCGGTCACGGGTGACGACGTCCTCGGGCAGCCCGAGCTGGTCGAAGCCCTCGGCGAGGAAACCCACCTGGTGCCGCGACACCTCCCGCAGGAACTCGGGCGTGAGCCCGTGCTCGGCGAAGAACCGGAAGACGCGAGCGCCCCGGTAGTGGCTCGTCGGGTCGTAGGTCGCTCCGGCGAACCTGTCCGATCCGGCGGCGTAGGCGGTCTGGCCGGGACGGCGCTCGTCCGCGAGCGCGCCGAACTCGGCGTACCAGCCGGTGACGACCGGCCGCAGTTCCTGCGCGTGCGCGGGCATCCGCAGGAAGCAGTTGCCCTCGCCGAGCTGGAGGTACTTGTACCCGCCGCCGAGCACCCAGGCGTTGGTGAGCCCGAGGTCGTGCAGCGAGAACGGGACGACGCCGAGCGCGTGGTAGGCGTCGACGACGAGGTTCACCGACTTCGAAAGGCAGACGTCGGCGAGGTGCGCGAGGCCCGGCACGAGCCGGGAGGTCTCGAACAGCACGGCCGAGACGAGCACGGCGCCGGTGTCTTCGGTGACCTCGGCCGCGACGCGTTCGGCCAGCGTGGCGACCGGCGCCGCGGGGACGCGGACCACCTCGACGCCTTCCTCCGCCAGCCTGCCCAGCTGACGGCGCAGGGTGTGGAACTCGCCGTCGGTGGTGACCAGGCGCGGACGGCGAGGCAGGTCCATCGCCGAAAGGAACCGGATCACCAGATCGTGGGTGCTGGCGCCGAGCGCGATGGCGCCGTGCGGGTCGCCGAGCAGGGCCCGGAACCCGGCCCGCATCTCGTCGGCCTTCGCGAAGGCACGGTCCCACTTCGTGTCGACCTCTTCGGCCGCATCGGCGAAGGCTTCGAGAAGGCCTTCCCGCGCGACGTCCGGCCAGGCCTGATGCGAGTGGCCGGTCAGCAGGATCCGGTCCGCCACACCGAACGCCTTGTAGTGCTCCGCGAGCGCGTTGGGATCGCGGCGGAGTTCGTCGAGGTTCGTCAAAGCCTGCTCCGCACGGCCCAGAGATCCGGGAACATCGGGGAGAAAAGCGTCGTACGCAGATAGTGCGCGCCCGACGAACCCCCCGTCCCGGTCTTGTCTCCGATGGTGCGCTCGACCATCTTCACGTGCCGATACCGCCACTCCTGCATCCCTTCGTCCAGATCGACCAGGTGCTCCGCCACGACGGACGGCCCGGTGTCGTCGCGGTAGACCCGCAACAGAACCTCTTGGAGCGCCGGAGAGGGTTCGAGTGGCTTGGTGACATCGCGCCCGGTCGGGACGTCGTACTCCTTCACCGCGAGGTAGGTGACGAAGGAGTCGAAGAGCGACGGCCGTGACATCGCGTCCGCGATTTGGGCACGTTGTTCACCGCCTTCGGGGTAATGCGCGAACACCCGCTCGTCCCGGCGGCCGAGGACGGCCTCCAGGACACGGAACTGAGCAGACTGGAACCCGCTCGACGCGTCGAGTCGCGCACGGAAACTGGTGAACTGGCTCGGAGTCATCGTCTCGAGCACATCGATCTGCGCGACCACCACCTTGAAGATAGTCAGGATTCGCCGCAAAGTGCGGATGGCGTGAGCGGTGTTACCCGCCTCGAGTTGCTCCTGCAGGTAAAGCGCCTCGTGAAGAACTTGTTTGAACCAAAGTTCATACACTTGGTGGATCACGATGAAGAGCAATTCGTCGTGCTCGTCGGACCGCGGATGCTGTGCGTCCAGCAATTCGTCCAGTGAAAGGTAGGATGTGTAACTCAATGCGGCCTGAGTGTCGTTCATTTTTCTGTCACTCCATCGATATCGCGCCGACCGTGATCGCGCTGCCAGGGCGCACCCTTCCCGATCAGCGCACGTTGCCCGCGACGGCGCCCTGCCATCGCGATCACGAGGCCTGCCGGCCGAAAACGGCGCGACCCCGAAAAGATCAAGAGCCCCTCCCGGTCGCCAGTCATTTTTCTGTCACCTCGTCGAAATGGCGTTGCGCCGCCGTGGCCAGCGCCTGATAGAGATCGTGGAACAACTCGACCGCGGCCGCCCGGCTCGGCGGAGCGGGCACCAGCCCGACCGGGAGCTCCGGATCGAGGGACGGGAAGGCGCGGAACGTGTGCGTCAGCCAGGTTCGGACCCGGAACGCCTCGGCGTCGGGCAGGTCGGCTGAATAGCCCCCGAAATCCCGGACGAACGCGTCGTAACGCGCGGCGAGACCGTCGAGGTTCCAGGCCCGCGCGGCGAAGCGCCGGACGTCGAGGCCGGCCGAGGGTTTTCCGAGCATCAGCCCGGCGTGTTCGGCGACGTCCAGGTCGGCCAGCAGGGCGAGCACCTCGGCCTCGCGGTCGTGCGGGGCGATCCAGGTGCCGTCCTGGACCGGGCCGAACCCGAGGAAGCGCAGCCGCCGCACCAACCGCTCCCTGGCCTGGCGGCGGCTCTCCGGGATGCTCTGCCACAGCACGGTCCACTCCCCCACCTCGCGTTCACGCCTGCCGAGGGAGAAGATCCGGCGGTCGCCGTCCTCCAGCAGCGCGATCGTGCGGCGGGTCAGCGAGTAGTGGACGAGCCTGCCCGCCTTGTGCCTCGCGAGCAGGTCGCGGCGGGCGAGCCTGGCCAGCGCGATCCGCGCGGCGCCGTCGGAGAAGCCGAGCCCGGCGAGCACGCCGACCAGGCCGCCGGACCAGACACGGCGGGTCTCGCGCGGCGACACGTAGGTGCCGAGCAGGGTCATCACCAGCTCCTGGGGACCTGGGTCGCCGTGGGGCGTGGCCGATTCGGGCATGCGCGCAACTCTATACACCTCAGGCCGCTGCGGTGTAGCTTGATTCGAGTGACGTACTTCGCGGAGTTGAGCTCGCGTCAGGTGGCCGCGCTCGCGTCCGACGCGCGCGTTCCCGTGCTGCTGCTCCCGGTGGGCGCCGTCGAGCCGCACGGACCGCACGCGCCGCTGGGCACCGATCCCCTGATCTCCCGGGGATGTGCGAGCGGGCCGCCGCGCGGCTGGCAGGCGATCCCGGCCTGCGCGTGCTGATCCTGCCCGAGGTGCCGTACGGGGTGACGCGGTTCGCCGCCGGGTTCGCGGGCGGCGTCTCGATCGGCGAGGAGACCCTGTACGCGCTGCTGACCGAGATCTGCGGCGCGCTCACCGAGCAGGGGCTCACCAGGATCCTGCTGGTCAACAACCATTTCGAACCGGCGCATCTCGCCGTGCTGCGGCGGGTTGCGGAGACGGCGGGCGTCGGTTTCGTCGACCTCGTCCGCCGCCGGTACGCCGCGCGCCTCACCGACGAGTTCCGCTCGGGCGAATGCCATGCCGGGCAGTACGAGACGTCGCTGGTGCTCGCCGACCGGCCGGATCTCGTCGACGCCGCCGTCCAGCGCGCGCTGCCCGCGGTCCACGTCGACCTGGCGCGCGGCGGGGTCACGGACTTCGCCTCGGCCGGGATGACCGAGGCCTACTGCGGAACCCCCGCCCAGGCGACCGCCGAGGAAGGCGAGAAGACCTTCTCGGTACTCACCGACATCCTGATCGAAGCGATCCGGGAGCTCGTATGACCTTCAATCTGGCGACCCATTTCGTGGACCGCCTCCCCGGCGAGCGGACGGCGTTGCTGTGCGGCGACGAGGAAGTCACGTACGCGGAGCTCGCGGCGCTGGTGAACCGGGCCGGGAACGTGCTGCGCGAGCTCGGTGTCCGAAGTGGACAGCGGGTCCTGCTGGCGCTGAACGACGGCGTCGAGTTCGTGGCCGTGTGGTACGCGGCGCAGAAGATCGGCGCGGTCACCGCCGAGGTCTATTCCTTCCTGCAGCCCAAGGATTACGCGTACTACCTCGGCTACACCGAGGCCGCGGTCGTCATCGCGGACGCCTCGACGTTGCCGGCGCTGCGCGAAGCCGGCGCGCGGAACCTGCTGGTCGTCGGCGATGTGGAGTTGCTCCCCGGCGAGCATTCGTTCTCCACGCTGATCGCCTCGGCATCGGCCGAGCTGGAGGCCGCGCCGACCACGCTGGACGACGTCGCGATCTGGAAGTTCACCACCGGCAGCACCGGTGCGCCCAAGGCGTGCGTGCACCCGGCGCGCAGTGCGCTGGAAAGCTTCGACCGGTACGCGCTCGGCGTGCTGGGACTCCGCGAGGACGACCGCGTGCTCGCCGTGCCGAAGCTGTTCTTCGGCTACGCACGGGATCTGACCGCGCTGTTCCCGTTCGGCGTGGGGGCCTCCGGGATCGTGTTCCCCCAGCGCAGCACCGCCGACCTCCTGTTCTCGCTGATCGAGCGCTACCGGCCGACGATCCTGGTCAACGTGCCGACCATGATGAGCGCGATGATCGCCCATCCAGCCGCGTCTACTGTGGACATGAGTTCGCTTCGGCTCGCGACGTCGGCGGGCGAGGCGTTGCCGTCGGAGCTGCATCGCAAGTGGGACAACCTGTTCGGGGTTCCGGTGATCGACGGGATCGGCTCGTCGGAGGCGTACCACATCTATCTGTCCAATGTGCCCGGAGCGCAGCGGGTCGGCAGCCTCGGCCGCGAGGTCCCCGGCTACATCGCTCGCGTGCTGGACGAAAGCGGCGATCCCTTGCCGGACGGGGAGATCGGCACCCTGGAGGTGACCGGGCCGACCATCGCCCGCGAGTACCACGGCGACACGGAGAAGACCGCGCGGACGTTCCACGGCGACACCCTGCGCACCGGCGATCTGTTCAGCCGCGACGCCGACGGGTACTTCCACCACCACGGCCGCGCCGACGACCTGCTGAAGGTGTCCGGTGTCTTCGTCGCGCCGAGCGAGATCGAAGACTGTCTCATCGGTCATCCCGCCGTCGTCGACTGCGCAGTGCTGGGCGTGACCGTCGACGGCCTGGTCGTCCCGCGGGCGTGCGTCGTCCTGGCCGAGGGCGCTTCCGTCACGCCCGAGGAACTCAAGGATCACGCGCGGGCCCAGCTGGCGAAGCACAAATACCCGCGCGAGGTGGTGTTCGTGACCGAACTCCCCCGCACCGCCAACGGAAAACTCGATCGGCGCGCGTTGCGCCGGGTGGAGGCAGAGTGAGCAGGATCGTCGTCGTCACCGGCGGGACCCGCGGGATCGGCGCGGCCATCGCCGCCCGCTTCCAGGCCGCCGGCGACAAGGTGCACGCCCCCGGCCGGGCCGACTGCGACGTCACCGACGAAGACGCCGTCGCCCGGTACTTCGACGGCCTCGGGCCGGTGGACGTGCTGGTGAACAACGCCGGGATCTCGGCGAGCGCCCCGCTGGCGAAGACCTCGCTGGAGCAGTGGCGCACGCAGATCGAGGTCAACGCGACCGGCGCTTTCCTCTGCACCCGGGCGGTCCTGCCCGGCATGCGTTCGCGCGACACCGGGCGGATCGTCACCGTCGCCTCGACGGCGTCGCATATCGGCTACCGCTACACGGCCGGGTACACCGCGTCGAAGCACGCCGCCGTCGGCCTGATGCGGGCGACCGCCGCGGAACTGGCGGGCACCGGCGTCACCGCGAACGCCGTCTGCCCGGCCTTCGTCCGCACGGACATGACGGCCGCGTCGGTGGCCCGCATCCAGGAACGGACCGGCCGCGGCGAAGCCGACGCGGAAGCCGCCCTCGCCGCCGCGTCGCCGCTCGGCCGCCTGCTCGAACCCGACGAGGTCGCCCACGCGGTGACCTTCTTCGCGGCGCCCGAAGCCGCCGCGATCAACGGACAGACACTCGTCCTCGATGGAGGTGGGATCCAGTCATGAGCCCGTTCCGCGCCACGCCGCCGATCACGACGGACTGGGAGCACTTCGACTTCACCGTGGACGACGGCGTCGCCACGGTCACCTTGAACCGCCCCGACAAACTGAACGCGCTCACCTTCGACAGCTACGCCGACCTGCGCGATCTGCTTGCCGAGCTGCCGCACCGCGGCGACGTCAGGGTGCTGATCATCACCGGCGAGGGACGCGGTTTCTGCTCCGGCGGCGACGTCGAAGAGATCATCGGCGAACTGCAGAAAATGGAGTCCGCGGAACTGCTGGAGTTCACGCGCATGACCGGCGCGGTGGTGAAGGCGCTGCGGGAATGCCCCATCCCGGTGATCGCCGCGGTGAACGGTGTCGCCGCGGGCGCGGGCTCGGTGATCGCGCTGGCGAGTGACTTCCGGCTTTTGGCGTCGTCGGCGAAGTTCGCCTTCCTGTTCACGAAGGTCGGCCTGGCAGGCGCGGACATGGGCTCGGCGTACCTGCTGCCGCGGCTGGTCGGACTCGGCCGCGCGACGGAACTGCTGATGCTGGGCGACAAGATCGACGCCGCCCGGGCCGAGGCCATCGGGCTGGCTTCTCAGGTCGTCCCCGACTCCGACCTGGCTTCTGCCGCCTCTGCTTTGGCGCGGCGTTTGGCCGACGGGCCGGCTTTGGCGTACAGCACGACGAAGGTGCTGCTGACGCGTGAACTCGACATGGATTTGGGGAGTTCCATCGAGCTGGAGGCGATCACGCAGGCCCTGCTGATGACGGCGAAGGACCATGGGGAGTTCTATGCGGCCTGGACGGCCGGGCGTTCGCCTCAGTGGACCGGCCGGTGAGCCTCACGTCTCGTGAGTGGTAAGGACGGTTAGAACCGTCCTTACCACTCACGAGACGTGACCGGCCGCACCGAGCAACCGCTCGGCCAGCACCCGGCACCGCTCCCCCAATTCCGCCGGCTCGATCACCTTGAAAGCATGACCCAGCACCACCACGTGCATCAGCAGGAAATCGAGGTCCCCCGCCCCGCTCAACACCTCGCACCGCGAACGCCCGAGATCCCGCACTACCGCCGCCGACGCCGGGATCTGCGAACGCACCACCGGAGCGGGCGCGTGCACGAGGAAACGCGCCTGGTGCCGGTAGACCCGGCTGGCGATGTTCTCCTGCACATACGCCGCCGCGTCGGGCGCCGGGCGCGGGCGGAAACGCCACGAACGCGCGGAAACCTCGGTCATCTTGTCGACGCGGAAGGTGCGCCAGTCGTCGCGGTCGAGGTCGTAGGCGAGCAGGTACCAGCGCCGTCCCGAGGCCACCAAGCGGTACGGCTCGACCCGCCGCGGCGCGGAACCCGAAGACGGATACTCGAAGCCCACCTCGACCTCGTCGCGGCACGCACGGGCGAGGGTCATGAGCACGTCGGGGTCGATCGGCGCGCGGCTTCCGTCGAAGGCGACCACCGAGCCGGACAGCGCGCTCACCTCGTGCCGCAGCCTGGTCGGCAGCACCCGGTCGAGTTTCGTCAGCGCCCGCAGCGCGGCTTCCCCGTTGCCCGCGCCGGCGAGCAGCGACACCGCGGTGGCGATCGCCTCCTCGTCGTCCAGCAGCAACGGCGGCATGTCGTGGCCTGGCCCCAGCTGGTAGCCGCCGCCGACGCCGTTGCTGGCCTGCACCGGATACCCGAGCGCGCGCAGGCGCTCGACGTCGCGCCGGATCGTGCGAGGGGTGACGCCGAGCCGTTCGCCGAGCTCCGGGCCGGTCCACACCGCGCGCTGCTGCAACAGCCCGAGCAGCGTGAGCACCCGCTCGGTGGTCCCGCGCTCGTCCTCCATGTCACCCACTCTGCCAGAGATAGCGGACCGATCCTGTCCGCTAGGCATGTCAGAGTGATCCCATGAACCGCAAGAGCCGCGAATTCCAGGTCAGCTTCGACGCCCTCGACCCGAAGGCCCTGTCCACCTTCTGGCGTGACGCCCTGGGCTACGTCCACCCCGGCCCTCCTGGGGTCGAGGTGCCCGAGGGCACCGACCCGCTGGACGCGTGGGACGAGTTCCTCGAACGGGTCGGCGTGCCCGTGGATCAGCGCAACACCCGCTCGGCCCTCGAAGACCCGGACGGCGAAGGGCCCAGGATCTTCTTCCAGCAGGTCCCGGAGGACAAGATCGCGAAGAACCGCGTACACCTCGACATCCGCGCCGCTCCCGGCCTGCAGGGCGACGAGCGCATGGCGGCGCTCGAAGCCGAATGCGACCGTCTCGTCGCCCTCGGGGCGAAGCGGGTTCAGCGCTTCGAGCCCGAGCAGCCGTTGAGCCTCGGCTTCATCGTGATGAACGACCCGGAGGGCAACGAATTCTGCCTAGACTGAGGTGACGGCGATCGCGTTGTCCTCCAGGGAGCCGAAGTAGAGCTTCCCGGCCCGCTCGCGAACGCCGACGAGCACATGGAACCCGTCGATCGCCCCGCGTAGTTCGTGGACCTGCTTCCCGTCCGGAGCCACCGCGCGCACCCCGCATTCCCGCGCGGGAGCGGGCTGCAGCGCGGTCGGCAACGCCCGGACACCGGCCCGCAGCGGCGCGGGGAGCTTCTGCACCAAGGAAAGCGCGGGCACCTTCGGGCTCGCCACGGTGATCCAGATCAGCCCGTCGCTGCCGGTCGAGATGTTGTCGGGATAGCCCCACAGATCGTCGACGAGGTAGTCCCGCGTGCCCGCCTTGTCGCCCGTGAGCCACACGCGCGCGACCCGGCAGGCACCGGTCTCGGCGACGGCCACAAAGGACTCGTCGGGCGGGAGCGCGACGCCGTTGGCGAACTGGAAACCGTCCGCGAGCTGCTCGATCTTCCCGTCCGGCGTCCGCCGCAGCAGCCGTCCGCCGCCGGTCTGCTCGATCAGGTCGTCCCGCCATTTCTCGATGCCGAAGCGGCGCGACGAGTCGGTGAAGTACACCGTGCCGTCGGAGGCGACGGCGGCGTTGTTGCAGAACACGAAGTCGAGGCCCACCGCCGAAGTCGCCAAGGTGGTCACGGGGCCGCCCGCGAGCGGCATGGTGAGCAGACCGGCCTTGGCGTCGCAGATCAGGAGGTCTTCGCCGTAGAACTCCAGTCCCAGGGGGCGGCCGCCGGTGTCGCCGAGGACGTCGATCCGCTTGCCGTCCGGCGTGACGCGCAGGATCCGCCCGTCGTCGACGCCGGTGTAGATCCGCCCCTGGTCGTCGACCACGACGTCCTCGGGACCGTGCCCGTTGACCGGGATGACCGTGACCTCGCCGAACGCCATCGCGTGTCTCCTAGTGTCGCGCACCGGAATGCGGTGCATGAGTCGGTGGATTCAGGTTTCCGCTGGCGGTGTTGCCGGTTCGTCCTCGTACCGGGTTGTACTCGGGCGGACCGGCAACGCCGCCAGCGGGAAGCTGGGCCGCCGAATCATGTGCCGCATTCCGGTGCGGGACACTAGCGATAAGTGAGTAGTTCCGCGGCTTCCGCCTCGAAATGC from Amycolatopsis sp. EV170708-02-1 includes:
- a CDS encoding SMP-30/gluconolactonase/LRE family protein, whose protein sequence is MAFGEVTVIPVNGHGPEDVVVDDQGRIYTGVDDGRILRVTPDGKRIDVLGDTGGRPLGLEFYGEDLLICDAKAGLLTMPLAGGPVTTLATSAVGLDFVFCNNAAVASDGTVYFTDSSRRFGIEKWRDDLIEQTGGGRLLRRTPDGKIEQLADGFQFANGVALPPDESFVAVAETGACRVARVWLTGDKAGTRDYLVDDLWGYPDNISTGSDGLIWITVASPKVPALSLVQKLPAPLRAGVRALPTALQPAPARECGVRAVAPDGKQVHELRGAIDGFHVLVGVRERAGKLYFGSLEDNAIAVTSV